The following coding sequences are from one Salvia hispanica cultivar TCC Black 2014 chromosome 3, UniMelb_Shisp_WGS_1.0, whole genome shotgun sequence window:
- the LOC125214202 gene encoding protein NOI4-like: MTSSEKGKPLPKYGEWDVNNPASADGFTVIFAKARDEKKGNTPSGGQGQPNKELARTQSRSSTQYDPNKKKWLCCF; the protein is encoded by the exons ATGACGTCT AGCGAAAAGGGTAAGCCGTTACCAAAATATGGTGAGTGGGACGTGAACAACCCTGCCTCAGCCGATGGATTTACGGTCATCTTTGCCAAGGCTAGGGATGAAAAGAAGGGCAACACCCCCAGCGGAGGTCAAGGCCAGCCCAACAAGGAACTGGCTCGAACGCAATCGCGGTCATCGACCCAATATGACCCTAACAAG AAAAAGTGGCTTTGTTGTTTTTGA
- the LOC125214198 gene encoding succinate dehydrogenase [ubiquinone] iron-sulfur subunit 2, mitochondrial-like: MAIGLVRRAIARVPALSLAARAFIYREHASEAAKPSSTPKTFQIYRWNPDTPQKPDLQNYEIDLKECGPMVLDALIKIKNEVDPTLTFRRSCREGICGSCAMNIDGRNGLACLTKIESGGDATMITPLPHMFVIKDLVVDMTNFYNQYKSIEPWLKRKSPPENPGKENLQSKEDRKKLDGMYECILCACCSTSCPSYWWNPESYLGPAALLHANRWIMDSRDEYTKERLDAINDEFKLYRCHTILNCAKACPKGLNPGMQIQNIKRLERTN, translated from the exons ATGGCGATTGGATTGGTTCGACGAGCGATAGCAAGGGTTCCGGCTTTGTCACTGGCGGCCAGAGCTTTCATCTACAGAGAACACGCATCGGAGGCGGCGAAACCTAGCTCCACCCCCAAAACCTTCCAAATCTACCGATGGAATCCGGATACGCCTCAGAAGCCCGACCTCCAGAACTACGAAATCGACCTCAAGGAGTGTGGCCCCATGGTCCTCGACGCCCTAATTAAGATTAAGAACGAGGTCGATCCAACCCTAACCTTCCGCCGCTCCTGCCGCGAGGGGATCTGCGGTTCCTGCGCGATGAACATCGACGGCCGGAACGGTCTCGCCTGTCTCACCAAGATAGAATCCGGCGGGGACGCGACTATGATCACGCCGCTTCCGCACATGTTCGTGATTAAGGATCTGGTGGTCGACATGACGAATTTCTACAACCAGTATAAGTCGATTGAGCCGTGGTTGAAGCGGAAGAGTCCGCCGGAGAATCCGGGGAAGGAGAATCTGCAGAGCAAGGAGGATCGGAAGAAGCTGGATGGGATGTATGAGTGCATTCTGTGTGCTTGCTGTAGCACATCGTGCCCTAGCTACTGGTGGAATCCGGAGTCTTACTTGGGCCCCGCAGCGCTTCTCCATGCCAACAG ATGGATAATGGACAGTCGAGATGAATATACAAAGGAGCGGCTGGATGCCATTAACGATGAGTTCAAGCTGTATCGGTGCCATACAATCTTAAATTGTGCTAAAGCTTGCCCCAAGGGACTCAATCCTGGTATGCAAATCCAGAACATCAAGAGACTCGAGCGCACAAACTAG